From one Dermacentor variabilis isolate Ectoservices chromosome 3, ASM5094787v1, whole genome shotgun sequence genomic stretch:
- the LOC142574990 gene encoding uncharacterized protein LOC142574990, with translation MGKRTYAYIKDLLTERTTEIIAGDLRLSKKLGSVGTPRGSVIEPILFNLVVIGVAERLSRVARVRHTIYADDITLWVPGGSDRHLENTLQEAVDAIEEQLDGSGLVCAPSKSELLVIPLKIAARNTTDNEPAREQETIKIKTSGGHTIPDVEKIRVLGLLIERKRVNGETVNRLAAKVTTAIRLIKRVSAGARHPSSPFFGTFRPDLVREKRFSI, from the exons ATGGGCAAGAGAACATATGCCTACATCAAGGATTTATTGACGGAGCGGACTACCGAAATCATCGCCGGTGACCTGCGGCTCTCAAagaagctcggcagtgtcgggaccccccggGGCTCGGTCATCGAGCCAATACTTTTCAACCTTGTAGTGATAGGGGTGGCCGAGCGCCTCTCGCGAGTCGCGCGGGTCCGAcacaccatctatgccgacgacataacgctCTGGGTTCCAGGAGGAAGCGACAGACACCTCGAGAATACATTGCAAGAGGCGGTTGACgctatcgaggagcagctggacgggtctggGCTCGTCTGCGCCCCAAGCAAGTCTGAGCTGTTGGTGATTCCTTTGAAAATAGCAGCTAGGAACACGACAGACAACGAACCTGCGAGAGAGCAAGAGACAATAAAGATCAAGACGAGCGGTGGTCACACGATCCCAGATGTCGAGAAGATCCGAGTGCTGGGGTTGCTGATTGAGCGAAAACGAGTCAACGGCGAGACGGTCAACCGTCTTGCGGCCAAAGTCACCACGGCCATTCgcctcatcaagagg GTCAGTGCAGGTGCCCGGCACCCGTCTTCACCTTTCTTCGGAACTTTCCGACCGGACCTTGTGCGCGAGAAGCGCTTTTCTATCtga